The Gemmatimonadales bacterium genome segment GTGATCGATCCTGTCGAGACCGCGACCATCGTGCGCAAAGCCCTGTCGGCTGCCGCGCGATGCCACAACCGATTCGGGCTGCAAGCGGCGGTCAAGCTGCTGGGCGGGCAGAGCGATCCGCGGCTCCAACGCTCCGGCCTGGCCGAGACGAAGACGATGGGTGCGCTGGCCGGCCGAAGTGAGGCATGGATCCTCTCCCTGCTGCGCCGCTGCGCCTCGGCCGGCTGGATCGACTTCACGACCGGAGAGCGCCCCTTGATCCTGCTGACCCGGAGTGGCAAGACGGTCCTGTTTGGGGAGGGCCCGGTCCGGCTGCTGCTGCCGTCCGAGGCACGACAACCGCGGGCACAGCGCACCGAGCGCGGGCGACGGAGTGTCCCGACCGACCAGGAGCTCGACGGCAACGACGCCGAACTGTTCGAGGCATTGCGCGCCTGGCGCAGGGACGAGGCGCGCCAGGCCGCGGTCCCGCCCTATGTCGTCGCCAGCGACCGGACCCTGCGGGACATCGCGGTGGAACGCCCGGTATCGCGAGCGGCGCTGGAAGGGATCTATGGCATCGGGCCGTCCAAGGCGGCCAGGTTCGGTACCGCCATCGTCGAGATCGTTCGGCGATCGGCGACCTGACCGCGCGGACACTCTTCTCGGGGGAGAACCCTTCCGCCCGCCCGCACCACCCGGTAAACTCAGCCCTGATGGCCGGCCCTCCGCGGAACGCACCTGCGCGCTTTCCGATGACGCGACGCTCGATTCTCGTGCGACTCCGCGACGGGAACGACGCCGATCGTTCCGAAGCCTTCCGGGTGCTGACCGCCGGATACTGGCAGCCCATCTCCACCTACATTCGCCTCGCCCATCGACGGGATCCCGATGCCGCCGACGACCTGACCCAGAGCTTTTTCGGGGCGGCCTGGATCAAGTCCTTCTTCTCGAGTTACGACCCCGAGCGAGCCCGGTTTCGCACCTTTCTCCGACTCTGTGTCGATCGCTTCGTGTTGCGCCAGGCCGCGGCCGAGCGCACTCTGAAACGGGGCGGCGAAACTATCCTCACCTCGCTCGAGGCGGGCAACGAGCATCCCGATCCGGCCGACCCGATCGATCAGGACGTACGGTTTCACCAGGAGTTCGTGCGCAACCTGTTCACCCGGTCGGTCGACCGCTTGCAGCGGGAACTCGAGGGCCGCGGCAAGCACGTCACCTTCGCCCTCTTCGATCGCTACGATCTCGACTCGGCGGCCGATGCCAGCTACGCATCACTCGCGGCGGAGTTCGGGTTGTCGGAATCGACGGTTACCAACCAGCTCCATGCCGCGCGACGCCGCTTTCGCGAGATCGTACTCGATGACCTGCGGGAACTGGCCGTCACCGAGGAGGAGTTCCGGGTCGACGCAGCGCAGATCCTCGGAATCGAGGCGCCATGAACCCGCTGTCGGACGCCGCGGTTGCGCGCCTCGGTGCGGTGCTTGCCGGGCAGGATGGGGTCGGACGCTACACGCTGCATGAGGTGCTGGGCCAGGGCGGTATGGGCGTGGTCTACCGCGGCACGGACCAACTGCTCGAACGGGAGGTCGCCATCAAGGTTGCCCGAGGCCCGACCGGACCGGGCAGCGCGGCATTGATCGAGCGGCTGCGTACCGAGGGGCGGGTACTCGCGCGTCTCGAGCACCCGGGAATCGTCCCGATTCATGATGCCGGCGTGCTTCCGGATGG includes the following:
- a CDS encoding sigma-70 family RNA polymerase sigma factor, which gives rise to MTRRSILVRLRDGNDADRSEAFRVLTAGYWQPISTYIRLAHRRDPDAADDLTQSFFGAAWIKSFFSSYDPERARFRTFLRLCVDRFVLRQAAAERTLKRGGETILTSLEAGNEHPDPADPIDQDVRFHQEFVRNLFTRSVDRLQRELEGRGKHVTFALFDRYDLDSAADASYASLAAEFGLSESTVTNQLHAARRRFREIVLDDLRELAVTEEEFRVDAAQILGIEAP